TCTAGGTTTGAAACTTGAAACATTGTCAATGGGAATTCTGCCTTTGTCAGCCATCTAGCTTTGCTCCTCTTAAAGGGTAACAGCACAGCTTAAGCTTATGGAGGGTGACATTGCGCTCACTGGTGATGCCATCACCAATGGTTGATCAGTTTGATGAATATGAgtacttgtttttttaaaatgttctgcatTTCATATTATCAAAACCAGTGTTAAAACCTCAAATTATGATGTTGTTGAGATGACTTAAATTACTTAAcgaacagaaaaaaaagaaagaaaaaaagctgtatgtaTACTGCCAAGCATTTTTTTGTAAGATCAGGCCCCTGACAGTTTGAATGTTTTTGGTTAATCATGACATTTGCTAAATACCTCGGGTCAGAATTTCCCAACTGGTAAGACAACTTTTCAACTGGTAAGACAACTTTTGAAAGACCTCGTCTGTCTTCAGAGCAAAAAtgtgaaactgtttttcttatttgctaTATTCAATTAGCattgttttcttcaaagctgaaaTCTGCAGTTTAAAACCAATAATCTTAAATAATCTTAATCAtgattaatttatattttgcttttgcttttacagatttcctttttgCCTCCGGAGTGTTTCGTTATGGCAGCCTCCAGTGAACAATGACATCCTTCGACAAATATAGATGCCAAAAAGCCAGACGAAAACAGTGgccttgtttcatttttactcCAACACAGTGAAATGGTGCTCTTAAAGTTTTGTTATTGActctcactggaaaaaaacaaactcctgACCGGACctttcttccccagcccctgcccagtgTTCTTATGGATGCTTGATACAGTGACATCATGTAGTAGGCCCTGAAGTGTTGTCATAATTAAGTTGCAATGGTTTTATACACTTCCCCATTTCCCAACAGCTTTCTGTCGGTTCTGCATTCTTTTTCCTGGGGCCTGATTTTCCCATGTTACTGGTTAGCAGATAGGCTTGTGGCCTCTTTTGTTCCAACCACCTATGAAAAACGTCAAAGAGCAGACGATCCGTGCTATTTTCATGCACTCTGCATCATTATTACCACTCCCATCTACTTGGCACTGTTGGTAgcctctcttccttttgctctgaTTGGCTTCTTGCTATGGTCCCCGCTCCAGTCAGCCAGAAGGCCATATATCTACTCCAGGCTAGAAGACAAGAACCATGCCAATGGAGCCACACTGCTCACTGAATGGAAGGCTGCAGGGAATGGGAAAAGCTTCTGCTTCGGCAGTGCCAACGTTTGCCTGCTGCCAGATTCTCTGGCAAGatttaataatgttttcaatACACAGGCTAGAGCTAAAGAGATTGGCCGGAGGATCAGAAATGGGGCAAGCAGACCACAGATCAAAATATATATAGATTCTCCTACCAACACATCCATCAGTGCAGCAAGTTTTAGCAGCTTGGTCTCCCCCCAGGGTGGAGATAGCGCTAATCGTACTGTTAATGCTGGCATCAAAAGGACAACATCAATGGAGTATAAAGGAGACAATTCAGGCTCAAACAACAGTGAGGACAGAGAAGATAAAGGTGGAGCTGGAGAGCCAAACGAGGGAGAAGAGAACACTTGCATTGTCCGCATAAATGGAGAGGATAATGGCCACATGTCAGACACAGAAACAGATACCGTCAATGGCCAGGCGCATGCCAGTGGCCCAGCAGAGCCCTCACCGGAAGGTGATGCAGAGATCTCAAAAACACCTAACcacaaacagaaggaaggagatTCTGGGAGTTTAGACAGCTATTCTGCCTCACGAGAGTCCTTAGTTAAAGTGCGTGTTGGAGATGGTACAGTGGACCAAAGCACTGTCAACAACAAGCTCCTCTACAAGGCTTCAATCATGAAGAAGACTTCAGTGCGGAAAAAGAAACATACGGATGAGACCTTTGATCATGAgatctctgctttcttccctgccAACCTGGactttctgtgtttgcaggaaGTGTTTGACAAAAGAGCTGCGGAGAAATTGAAAGAGCAGCTTCATCACTATTTTGAATACATTGTCTATGATGTTGGGGTCTACAGTTGCCATGGCTGCTGTAGCTTTAAGTTTGTGAACAGTGGTCTCCTTTTTGCCAGCCGCTATCCTGTTATGGATGCTGCCTATCACTGTTACCCCAATGGAAGAGGAACAGACTCCTTGGCTTCCAAGGGAGCCTTGTTTCTCAAGGTAAGAGCTTTTCTGAAGCCATAAATATTGATTCTGTATACGTGACAAGTTAtaaattatgttattttctCTCAGTCATTTCTGTTAAGAGTTCAAAGAGTCAATATTGAGGTCCAGACTACCTGATACAACGTATATATATGGTTTTGTGGCCTAGACACTGTGTTAGTGATGGATGTGCGTGAAATAATGAGGGACTTTTGGAGGTAAACTTAGTATAATTTCAAGTGTCAAAATTTGAAGTGgttttaatgtcattttaatttctttctttacagaacTATCTCTAATAAAATGCACAAATTCTAAGCTTTGTAACATGAGTATAGTACAATGGGCATTACTGTTGGAAACCAGCTTATGCATGTTGTGCATTTATGTGGAAATCAAAAGACAATCAAAAGTCTAAATGTCAGTAGAATAGAAGTGAAAGAATTGCAATGAAATGCATGGCTATCCCTTTGTCTTGGTTGCAGAAGACAACAATTGTTAAAGAGAGATGCAAAGaagagtaaacaaaaaaaaacaaccaaccacctGCCTGGGACACTGGGGAGCACAgagctttttttgctttttaaacacagttgaCTTAAATGAAGTAATGGTAGAACAGGAAGCCTGGGGTTATATGTCTGTTTatcatgaaaagcagaaatagaaatCTTCATgcaatgctttgcttttccaagaCTGGTGGCTGTTCAGGCTTAATTCTTGGGAGAATCTGGCCGTGCTTTTCATAAACTGGAAAGCTGGCTCTGCTAATTTGTGATTAATGAAGAACGAAAACTTTGCGCAGAGACGCAAATTTAGACACGTCTGAAAATCTCCTAGAATACTGGATTTCAGATTTTGTGATTTTGTTACTTTGGAATGGGTTTCACTAGCTAAAAcctgaacttttttcttaatgctaGCCAAATACATCAGGTGCTCAGATCACACGTACTTTCTAGTGCATACACTCACAGGTCCTCAACAAAAGCCATTAATAGCCTTTAAGAATATGGATTGTTAATAAGGATCAGTGAGGATTTTTGTACCTGCTGTTTCTAATTTGtcaacaaagcaaaaacttcTGGTATTGTGGCTTGcataaaaagcacaaatattaGAATTTGCAGTCTGATAAtagttcagtattttgtatACATTTGACATAAACAAAAGCCTATCCGTATCTGTATACAGGTCTCCAAAAATTGGGCCTAAGCTTTCTGTACTGTACTCTTCTGTTTATAAACAGCTAAATTTTGGGTTTTCTGTCCTAAAGTGCTGCATGCAACAATGAACATACATGTTGTGTAGTAAAACTAAGACACTGCAACGAGTCACTCCAAAGAATTAAATACTTACGAAGTATGGGAATTCTGTGGTCAAATGTAGGTACTTTAGACTTTGGAGCTGGTCATCCCCAGCTTCCTCGACAGCCAGCCACCTGTGGGGCAGGATTCCTCTCTTCCTACTGTAGGTATCTAAAATAGGTCAGAGGAAGTGTACCCTAAACATGCCCATATTACCAGGGTCACAAAACTACCCTTCAACATATGCATATATAGGGgattaaaagattaaaaacaatCTGCTTTCAACTGCCCAATGCTGAGTCATTGATTTACTAACCTGCTAGGCAGGCCGTGATGTCTCTATTTCTCTTGGAGAAAATTAAGCCTCTTTTCAAAATTCCACTGG
This genomic window from Falco rusticolus isolate bFalRus1 chromosome 15, bFalRus1.pri, whole genome shotgun sequence contains:
- the SMPD3 gene encoding sphingomyelin phosphodiesterase 3 yields the protein MVLYTSPFPNSFLSVLHSFSWGLIFPCYWLADRLVASFVPTTYEKRQRADDPCYFHALCIIITTPIYLALLVASLPFALIGFLLWSPLQSARRPYIYSRLEDKNHANGATLLTEWKAAGNGKSFCFGSANVCLLPDSLARFNNVFNTQARAKEIGRRIRNGASRPQIKIYIDSPTNTSISAASFSSLVSPQGGDSANRTVNAGIKRTTSMEYKGDNSGSNNSEDREDKGGAGEPNEGEENTCIVRINGEDNGHMSDTETDTVNGQAHASGPAEPSPEGDAEISKTPNHKQKEGDSGSLDSYSASRESLVKVRVGDGTVDQSTVNNKLLYKASIMKKTSVRKKKHTDETFDHEISAFFPANLDFLCLQEVFDKRAAEKLKEQLHHYFEYIVYDVGVYSCHGCCSFKFVNSGLLFASRYPVMDAAYHCYPNGRGTDSLASKGALFLKVQVGSTPQDQRIVGYISCTHLQAIAGDTTVRCEQLDMLQDWLSEFRKSTSSSSTANPEELVAFDVICGDLNFDNCSSEDKLEQQHSLFTHYKDPCRIGPGEDKPWAIGTLLDPEGLYDEEVCTPDNLQKVLESEEGRKGYLVYPTSKNHSSSQKGRKASLKGNGRRIDYMLYTEEGLYLEWKVEVEEFSFITQLAGLTDHLPVAMRLMVSTGEDDP